TTTGGCTGTTCGTCACCTGTTTAGTTTTCATCTATGCTGGTGATGTGGGGACTTTTGAATGATAAAATAGCAGTTAACGGCTCCCTATAGAGAGGTTTTCAGCGCCTATATTCTCTGATGGCTTGTGGCAGTTTGCAAGAATATTCTGAAGATGCCCACAATGTTTTGCAGCTGGTGGCATATTGGAGGTGTTCCTTGCCATCCCCTATTAACAGTATTTTTGCTGGCATCTCTTCAGCTCGTGTAAGGGGTCGTGTGACGCCCTTCCTTGCAATACGTACTTTGGGGTTGTGTGATGCCCTTCCTTGCAATACTCTAAATATCTCAAGCAATTTACTCAGTATTATTTTTCTGTCTTCTGTGGAACTGGCCCTCGTGTGACTTCTATTCCTGTCAACTTCAAAACATCCTGATGGGAACCTGAACATTAAGCCAGCCATGTGCTACCACAACAAGTCAATGACTCTATTGTCCCTTGTCTGGTATATAGAGGGGGCATCGCTGCCATGTAGAGGTCATAGCAGTAGTTTGAGTCATGGAGAGAGGAATTGCTGCCGGACACGCTTCTTGTATAGATGACGCTCCCCCTACGTCAGTAGATGTTGCTGACCTTTAGTCTGTCCACATAAGCACCTCTAACCTGCCAGTGCCTAAGGATGCACCTTGGAAAGGTTGGGTATGCATACCTTCACTGAAGATCCTCTGCACCATTAACTTGTAACCAGAAGCAcatctccttctctcaccacatTCTCCCTGGATTGGGACTGACTGCAACTCCGATTTCCACTGAAGTTTTCTGCACCCTGCAGACTGGCTCTGTTTCTACATACATCTCGTCCACAGACTAAAGTAAAGTGAATGGGAGTTTTATGTTGGCTTCACCATATTCTCATACTTTGCTTCTAGCTGTTCTACTGTTCTCCAAGCCCATAACTTTGCAATCTCCCTTAAGGGTTTACATTGCGTGACCTCTGGAAATCTTCATATGTAAATTATTCGAACACCAGTTAACGTAACATTACCTGTTATTACAGTGATAAGAGTTTCGGAAGTATTGTTGTTTGTTTTGCCTGGTGTTTTCCCATTTGATTTCATTTGTCATCCCCTCGTGTGCTACAACGATCCATGCATTGTAAATCCGTTCATGAGTGTCCTGGTTGTGTGTCCTcagttcaacagtgccactcagtGCTATATCCGGTCAAGCTTTCCCAGAACCCAGAGTGAAGAGTGTGCTACAGTTTCCCTTTGTACCATTCCCTTGCAAGCATCCTGATCccctttaattttgattttaagattTCAACCATATTGGGTTCATGTACATAACTGCAGCACTGTGGCACGTCGTATTGTGTTTGTTACCTGTTGGGGTAACTGATAATGCCACAGAGTTCCATTGTTACCTCCTGTATATTACTTCTGATCCCCCTTTATGAATTACAGAATGTATTTTAGTGGACATTGTAAGTTTATCTCATACCCCTGGTAGCTGTTGGCAATTTAATTTCACTGAGGAACTCTCTTTACTGTTCACTGGTAGGTGGTGAACTTAAGTCATATTGCTCGATGCACCTACATCCAAAGTAGAGCCATCTATTTTCATTATCTCCGCCACCTTACAACATGACAatctatacatcatatatatatatattatatatatatatatatataatatatatatatatatatgaataacttgatcacgaagtatataaaacgtgatgctatgtataaataaaggtttttgccacaaaggaaaaaatgaaaaagcgagacagccaagtactttcggtcctgttcagaccctttactaaggcaaactgattttacagaggaaaacatagtcaaaagaaggcttaatatccaaactgacactacaagattagcaataagggcgatttcactctacagaaacgaggaaacgcctgagggtagccacaccttggaggatacacgcagtaaacaagttattcttccagaaaacagtacattttgaacaaacaaggaagcatatacaatttaatatcatgaaatttacacaaattttcccaaaaaattattattaataataaaaagacgaaagaaaatataaatatatatatcaagcaagagaaagagggacagagaatatcgaaccagagagagagagagagagagagagagagagagagagagagagagagagagagagaaagaaataacaactatatacatgtgggactaatttattggtagttcatttattttaaggtccttcataaacatcttacaaatatatgggtccaaatggtacattcccagactaagatttaggttgtttttattagtgatttgtataattgccgattccagtaagtttcttgaaacaaaaacattagatctagcaattaccgaggtatcaccccaattaatacaatgagatttctcactcagatggataaacagtgcatttgaagtctgggctgttctaactgaatacatatgctgcttaatacgtacacataaatttttacttaactgaccaatgtaaaacgatgggcaatccttacaaggaatttgtaaatgatgttatttgttacgggactattcttgattagcatatctttaatggtattgttataagagaacactacattaacattaaacgatttaaatattgattttatggtttcaaatccacgaaagtaaggtaagctaagtacatttttaggcatttctttttcattaatagcaacactgtaaaactttttgtgagctttttgataacataaatcaattaaatgaggtgggtaacagagatcgtttcctatcttttttatgtattctatttcttggtcaagatattgtggactcgtgatatgcaaagcacgtaggaacatagaagaaataattgaaattttaatattaagatggtggccagaataaaaatgtacatatgttaaattatttgtgggttttctataaatactgaatttgcattggaaagattttctatgtattaatacatctaggaaagggatgacattgttattttcgatttcgacagtgaattttatggatggcactaaattattcaatttagacagtaaatcatttacatcgataccaacaggtaagactactaagatatcatcgacatatcggtaccattttaaggggacaagtgtgatattcgggaggtgttgtctctcaaaaaattccctATTTAAGTTTGAaaagagaggtgataaagggttacccatggccataccaaattgcagatttattgttaatggagaatattaccaacaaatatttggtatggtcatgggtaaccctttatcacctctcctttcaaacttatatatggaattctataagatttcgtgataagatatcttttgatcttgcaattactgaactgccgatccaatttatccggtggttgttttcactcaaatgaataaatattgcattagatgttagcccagttttgacagaatatttatactGTTTGATTCATGCTGCTAAGCCCTTGCTACTTtgcccgagataaaaggaggggcagtccatacatggaattttatatattatgttgttgctttccctggggccattttttattaacattccttttagtgtgttattataggaaaaacgaGGTTGAACTTAGaatattttaacaatgattttatggtttcaaaaccgttaaaataaggtaagctgagaatattcttagaagtttctttctccgtgttacttacactataaaactttttgtgggttttattCCAGagatttgctataataaagcccacatttatttatcacgttccaaactttcgtgattcagttatatatgttacgcaaaatgtggataattgccaaatgtgtacattttgcaattaattttgcctattgtgtacaatttgcagcgcttggtgccgattgtgcacaataggcaaaattgatTGCAAAATGTTCACATTTGGCAGTTTTTCTACTTTTTGCAAATACATTTTGCAAAATGTTAACATGATTTTGCAACAGTATTTTGCCAAatgttaacagatttttttttgttccagtgGCATGTCGGACTTTAAAGAGCAGTTTGAGCAGAAGATTCGAAATTCTCAGACTAAGACTAATATGAAACACTTCTTGTTTACGAGCTGAAATCGTGCAGTTGGGCAAGGAGGAGGGCAGTTAAACCAGATCTACTACAGAGGTCTGTCCTACCAACTCACAAGTAGCATGTCGGACTTTAAAGAGCAGTTTCAGCAGAAGTTGGACAACTTATTACAGTCTAAGAATGACAATATGGTCATTCCTCGGAAAGAGAAACGTGCACAGTGGATAGCTCAGCTGCTtaaaattgaaaaggaagggCCTAAAACCAGCGATgactataatatgaaaaaaagattcGAAATTCTCAGAGTTGGTGACGATGACCGACTTATTCGGATGCGTAAAGGATTGGAAAGTGAATTTAAGTTTATAGTGTGCTTTAAGGAAGTTCATCAGGCCATTTCGGTCGTGCATTCAGCTGTGGGTCATGGCggtgaaaataaaactttcaaagaAGGACAAAAGAAACGGGCCAATTTGACTACGCAGTGCTGCCAGATGTTCATAAGTTTTTGCATTGAGtgtcaagagaagaaaaaacgtaGAGTACATAAAGGTCTGGTGGTGAAGCCTGTTAGAAGCGAGACTATTTTTTCTCGATGCCAAAGGTGCAGTTGAAAGATTTAATGGAGTCATTcaagacaaattaaaaatttggatGCACGAAAACAAGTCCAGCAGGTGGAGCGTTGGGGTCCACTTTGTCCAGTGGCAAATAAACACTTCGGAACATGAAACCATAAAAACAAGTCCGTTTAAAGTCATGTTCGGGATCGAACCCAAGGTAGGCCTAGCATCCACTGTTATTCCACCTAATATGCTCGGCAATATAAGAACTGAAGAATATTTAGACACCATCC
The sequence above is a segment of the Macrobrachium nipponense isolate FS-2020 chromosome 2, ASM1510439v2, whole genome shotgun sequence genome. Coding sequences within it:
- the LOC135221271 gene encoding KRAB-A domain-containing protein 2-like is translated as MSDFKEQFQQKLDNLLQSKNDNMVIPRKEKRAQWIAQLLKIEKEGPKTSDDYNMKKRFEILRVGDDDRLIRMRKGLESEFKFIVCFKEVHQAISVVHSAVGHGGENKTFKEGQKKRANLTTQCCQMFISFCIECQEKKKRRVHKGLVVKPVRSETIFSRCQRCS